A segment of the Solanum lycopersicum chromosome 9, SLM_r2.1 genome:
aaattaaatatcaaatatagtgtaaacatataaaatatataataggaTGGATATATATAGCCTTCTATGAAGAGTTGTGGATGGTTGAAACTCTTCCCAtcttaatcaaaataattaaattcaactttgaaaatgaaaaaaatttatatagagaataatttatctttataatatacTTGTCTTTTACGTATCCAATTTAATTAGATTAGTAAATATCGAATATTGAATAGTTAAAATAAACATTATGAACAAGGATAaccattcttttttctttttgatatgcTTAAATTTGTTAATCATCTCCATTCAATTTTTTAGGGTGAGTTGTTTTTCTTGTAAAGAGagaagtctttttttttttggatcaaaAGAATAGTCAcctaatattttattctttagaATGATAGATATTTGCTtctgtacaaaaaaaaaagaataaatgatatttgtttctttttttaaaaaaaaagaataaaaaaatgatatttgctTCTTATGAGCTAGTTACATTTTGGAATATTGAATTGAACAACTTTTTGGCCActaaaattattctttgttttaggacaaaattattaactcaaaaaaaaaaaaaaactttaaagttgACTTTATGTCTCTATTCGTATCATTTTTGTATATAatcatctttttattatttctcaatttccatttatttattctattttactttagacaaattatacaaaaatgtACATTAGattatatttcttcttattcttacCTAAAAATAATCCACTTAAAACATTGATCCATTTATTACTAATTTACCATAAATGGTCATTACACATTTTTTTCTGACCAAATTTCGAACACTCGCCAGTGGCTTCGCGCATCTCTTATTGTAGAGGTTTAAACCAACTCACCCACAACTACTGCTTTTACTCAATAGGTgctcatttaaattataataacatatttatcatattttctatatatatatacaaaaaatttcgAAAAACAATGGGTGCTCGAGCATCCGCATCTGGGTTACTGAGTCCGCCCCTGAATTCATGTATAAGTATGCTATATTGTataatcattatatattttttataacttttgataAGCTATAGTTCATAGTCAGTGTATATttatagtttgttttttttagtcggttccaaaataattttttttttctttttttgataactCTTTATCTCTaactttatcaaaattataCTTTGATACATTCTTCgtatctttaatttaaaatcataaaatttaaaaacattttaacattttaagCTTTACTCTAAGCTCAAAcatgaaaatcaaattgaacGGAAGAATTATGAGAAGTTGATCGAATATGTAAGCCAAACCCAAAATATTAGCACTAATTTTTGATCTATGAACATATGAatgattaatattaaaattaataatataaaaatcatatttatatgttataattataatttgtataattgtgcttcatagcaaattttattttgctatgaagcttttgatttgtataattcgctagatatatccaatttaatttatacaaattgttcaattttatataaatttatttatacattataatttgtataataagatttgtatttacataattataaatgtatagggcgaaaaatatatgtatttatatttgtatatacatttttctctcgtttatacaaacacagacacattttatacattttatatcGAAATATATAAAAGGGTTAATCGTATACCAAATCAGATgacaaaaaaatagaatacttgctatgaatataaataaaataaactatgactataacatttgatccaaataaataatttactatttcatatcattttttgGGATTacgcacaagtaccccctcaacttatgcccgaaatctcagagacacacttatactatattaaggtcctattacccctctgaacttattttattaataattttctagcCCTTTTCgtcttacgtggcactatcttgtgggcccaatgctgattgacttttttttttcaaaataatgccACGTAGAccgaaaaagggtagaaaattactataaaataagtttagggggggtaataggaccttaatatagtataagtgtgtctccgAAATTTCGGACAAAAATTTAGGAgatacttgtacattttcccttttttttcctgaaaagaaaaaggaaaaagaaaaggtcCAATTCATACTATaggttaaaaaattatttaagcaagaataagaatatgaaatgtagttgtatatattttgattcAGTGCTCAACTTggggttttttctttttttctttgaaaaacaaGTTGAAGCCCTAGATTCTTATTTCGTTGAGATGGCGAGTTTAATTTCAATacataattatcaaattatttttgtttattataataattttaatttatttcaaaaattataaatttcactttttaaATACAAGGGCCATCGGTAGAattctttatataattattcatgtaggacaatatataattaataaacatatatatggaTTTTGTTATAGGttgtattatatattattttatgtcacTAAGTTAAGGCTAGAAACTAGAAAGGTATAAATGTTcccaaaaaaatgatataaaatagtgGTTAGATATGACgtgatatattgtaatttaatagAAGAATATAAAGGTGAATATTAAAGTAGACAGTTAATAAATTTAATGTTCGtattaagattattattattcttttaatatcttactttttgattttattaatatttgaacAAACTTCATATCGATCAAGTAACTATTAGTATTTGCGTTTCATACAAAAGTTATATAACTAGTTTCTCTAACCCAAAGTCACTAAATTTTGAGATACAAACAAAAAAGTCACAAAGTCAAAACATATCATATCTACAAAGTATCATTATTTTTAGCGGAAAATACATTATTTCTGACATACTACTTTGTATACATAACGAATAATGACATAACTATgtcattaattaattgaatgtgTCAAAGTACAAATTCATCTAGAAATACTTTTATCTTGGATGTGTAATAATATGAAGTTATTATATCAAGCTACTTATACAAAGAGGAAGATTGAACAAGCATGACATCTACACATTTCTTAATCATTTTATCGTATATAATTAAACAcatttcattaacaaaataatcatttaattcttcattttctattaaaattagaacttatttaattatcttacaatattttttatcaatacTCTTCAATGATCATCTTATTCATTAAACACAACTTAATTAATCATATTAAACATAAACTTGTGTAGTCAATTATGAACATACTTGTGTAGATTTTGGGCCACAAATTATTGGTATCTACCAAGTtctagagaaaaaataatacgtgaaaaaaatattctcgAAACGTAAACATTAACTATTTTTATGCTAAAAGTactatattgaattattatttttgtttcctatgtaacataaatatttaaattttatcatcactttttgaaaaataattttaatttttacatgttaaattatttaaataaatatcatattatttgagataaataaaaagaataaacatTAACAACTTAAACCAAGGTACGTGCATGCCCACAATTTGTTCCAACAGAAAATGTTATTTCCTTGGGTAGATAAGAAGTCACTATCAATTTGGTCGATTAATTCAGAAATTTATCGAGAAATTCGTAGTTGTTACTTTTTTATAGCATATTAAGTAACTTATTTTTGTATAAGAATTTACAAAtcacattaataatatatatcgtattaaataaattgaaccTGATGAATTCAATTAAAATGACATAACAGATTAAATTGAACCCTAATCTTTCTTGATAtcgagtgtgtttggtatgaaggaaccAGAAagtgttttccaattttctcatgtttggttgggacaaaaattttgaaaaaagtttttcgaatcaactcattttcctcaaaattaagaaaaatgatttcctttaaaaaattaaggaaaacatttttccaaACTCtcctcaaatttaaaattacatttttattttaggaaaaacaacaatctttttaaaaaaatttaattctaaattatttttttagccGATCCCTGACCACCACCCAAACGCACCTATCATCTCATATGCTACATCAGCTCGATCACAATATACTTCATTTGTTTCgatttatgtgacacttttcgTTTTTCAAGAGTCAAATAATTAAAGTTTGACCGAAAACATACGCGcgaaattttctattttttaaaataaaatttatacaactatataaaaagtactatagGTCACAATAACtgttaattcaaaataaataaaaataaatataaaaaatttacaatcaaagataaaatcatttaaatcttgaaaagtgTCAAAATATAAAGTTATTTAGTTTGTTATAAACATTCGATATAGATAAATAAGTCGCGGTCGATAGAGAATGTAAATATGTCTAGAACATACGTACGAATGGTAATTGTGATTATAGAAAACGACGAATACGTGGATGAAATTAGGATCATGTATGGACCGACTTACAAGGATAACATATTCCCATACGATCACGACACGTGTACGGTTAATATCATCCATGTACCTTCGTTTCACTATAAATAGACACTCATGCTTCTTCCCTCAATCACTCATTTCTACaccaatcaaaaaaaaaaaaaatcacatttgaTTTCTCAATTCTTGTTTCAGACCAATCAATCATGTCGTGCTGTGGAGGAAACTGTGGCTGTGGATCTAGCTGCAAGTGCGGCAACGGCTGTGGAGGGTAaacccctaattttttttttcgatttCTCGTCTTGCGTTCGATATCTGAATGAGTGTGCGCTTTGTAAAGGTCTATTTTATGGGAGATAACAACTCtacaaaagattttttttgttttgttttatattaGCTTGAATTTGAGAATTCTGgttaagagttttttttttgtgtgtgatcCATGCATGGATGTGTTTTTCTTGTGAAGGattgagtttttttaatttgagattTGTTGGCTGATCccttgatttttatttgttttatcttctttttatcAAAACTTTACACTACTAAATTTTTGATCCCATGCATGGATTGATGCAAAATGGAATTTTGATGGGGAATTGTGGGATCACAATAATAGTTTTGTGTTGGGCaatttttgtgctaattttgaggGATTGGTGACAAGCAAGGGTTGGATCTAGAAGCAAAGGAGCGGTTATATTAGTGACCTAAGACAAAAATCAGGATTTTAAACATGAATTAtaataacatttatataataataatatttatataattgatttcttttagatttcaaatataattatttttattttaaattattttttattagatacAGTACTTCAAATATGTTctaataatttctttatttttatgaaaagtttatttatttttttataaatagtattcaatatttgttaaaaaataataacttataatttatcattattaaaaGTGAAAGTCCCTTAAATTTGGGACATAAAGGGTCACTTCTTTTTTAACATTATGGAATCACCCTGCTACGATCTCTGAAAATGGCGAAAGAACAAACTCGAAAGCCAATTATCCCGATCATTTGTTTATCGAGTGCTCTGtgttaatttgatataaataccttttaatttttatatttctatatatatatatatatgaggagTATAAGGAGTTTGATGGGTCTAATTTCCTTATCATTGAGCTGTCAATCCGTTAGTTTCACGAGTTATTACTTAATAATATTAGTGTTTGAACCCACAAACTCCCACCAAGCTCCGCCCTTAATTGAGCTTTCTCTTGTTTGATGTTGTTGAGGgtatgtttcatattttttttttttaattttggtgtTGTAGTTGCAAGATGTACCCAGACATGAGCTACACCGAAAGCAGCACAACCACTGAGACTTTGGTGCTTGGGGTGGGACCTGAGAAGACAAGCTTCGGCGCCATGGAGATGGGTGAATCCCCTGTTGCTGAGAATGGCTGCAAATGTGGATCTGACTGCAAGTGCAACCCTTGCACTTGTTCTAAGTGAACGAAAATATAGTTGAAACAGAGCAGAGATCATGGTGTTAGCCTTCTATGGCTGAAGaaaaatagttgaaaaaatGTGTGTGTCTAGTGTTTTAGTGTGTCTGTCTGTTGAAAACAGGGAAAAAAATGTGTTCTTTTTTCCCTGTAATAAGAAATATAGTAATGGAGTCTTTATGTGTAAGTAACCAGTAAAATGGTTTGTGTAAACATGAATATCTCTGCATCTGttaattttaacatataagTTTGGATATGTGTTGTGGTTTCAACTAATTCAAGTACTTCCTTGATAATGTTTTCCTGTTTCTAGGCTGCAAAACTATAGTAAATCTTTTAGGTTTTGGTAAAACCTAATTCCATTGGGTGTGGTTGGAGAGCATATAGTTTTTGCGAATATGTAAATTTCTATCGGGGAAAAGGGAAGATCCGCTTGATAGAGGAGTTTTCATTCATCAGCATAGACTAAAAGTGCTCTTCGAGCTGAGTCGAGTTTGATTCCAttctccatttttcttttgtgaCTTTGCTTACCATATCCATGTTGGACCAATGTATAATAAACACAAAGATAGCCACAATTGTATCAAATTTCACAATAGGAAAAAGCtatctaacaaaaataataccCAAGAGATATAAAGTATAATAATGCTGAAATATTTTATGGTTGGAATTAGTACAATACAAGCCGTTTGAGTAGAAAGGAAGGTAAATTTCTTGTCCAGTTCTAGCCTGAGCTTAGTATTATAAGGTGATTAACACAAGCCCTCAAATCCAACTACTCATAAATAATATCacaaagataaattaaaattctagcCAGAAACACAATCTTTCTTATACATGATCCTACAAACAACAAGATGTTGCAGAGAAGTTTTTCATTCCAATACTCCTCTTGCAGCCCACCTGAATAAGTTATGTACCTAGAGACAAATACTCTGAGAATACTGCATATACTACAGACACGAGAAGAAGGAATAAAATGGAAATGCAGATCATCGCGTTGAATTACCTGTTTTGATGTCAATCCAATCTTCTCCAAGTCATCTAGCTGCATGAACCAGACAAGTAGGCTTAGTTTTTTATGCAGTGACAAATCAAGAATCTTTAACATCATGTACGTTAAAAAGAGTTTCTTACTGATTTCACGGGGCTTGTTTCCCTTAGATCAATAATGTATTCAGCCATCTTTTGTCCAATTCCCTGTATGATATGAAAGATGCAATAAAAGATCACAGCTAGTTAAAGCGATGATAATGTTAATATCATGCAAAATGGAGTGAAAACTCATTGTTGGGGTATAGCGATTGAGAATGTTAGAATTGTGTGAAGAGACAAATAACATACCTTTATGGCTATGAGTTCCTCCCTGACACAATGTAGCAAATAATAATGTTAAGTCTCGATGcagaaagaagaaatagaaaaaataaaagggaaatgaAGACAAAAAACACTCACTTGCTAGCTGTGTTTAGTAACTCAATGTATTCTTGGACAAGAGAGTTCTGTATACTcaacaaagaattattataAGCAGAAATGCTAAACAATCAGAATATAATGACAAAAGGATTCCGTGCTCACCTTTAAGTTGGAACTTCGTGCACCAAATTTATCTAGTGGAGTTCCTAACGCTGCTATATTCTCATCAAAACTGCTTAAAGCAAAGGTTGACATAGGAGTCTGTTGATTGCATATAAGGTGTATTTGGTCCTTCGTGGACAAGTTCTCATTGTTTACGTTGGAGTTGATGGGAGAAAGGACCTTCCTAGGGGTAACCTCACATGCTTTAAGGGATTTCAAACAGTCAACCATGATCACTTTCTCCTCTCCATTAATTTCTTCATCTACACAAGACCAAACAGACAAAAATAGTCAAAGTTTATTTGACTGCCTGTAAGCAagatgttttatatttatatattggaAAAGTTCTAACTACGAATTTTTATACCTATCTGTAAAAAGGGCTAATTAGACAAATAAACTCCAACTAAGTTACATATGTAAATGACAAGATTTAGACATTAGTCTAGATGGGTTACGGTACGGGAGTAGGCAGGCATGCTTCAATTACATGATGTAATAGTAGTATGAATGCTGTATGTGAAAGAACACAAAGATGAGTGCTATTTTCAGGATTTTATAGTGGAGTAGAGGAAATGATTGTGTGGTGACCCTTAAACTACTTGAAAAAGGGGGAAGCACACCAGGAGCTCAGTGGATTCAACTAATTAAAATCTTCTGAAATGGGCCTAAGATTGTGCCATCCATGAACAGATGCTGGTTTATACAGGACGAGcaagtttaagaaaaatgagAATTTGATTATAACAAGTCATGCAAAGGAATGTGCAgtcttatatatgaaaaaacaaGAAACTCATAGGGCCTAAATCGTGAAAATAACTCATGGTTAAAAAGATCAAATGTTTTAGGTATAACCGGTGAAAGTTTGCAAATAACTGAAAAATTGTCTTGTTGCTGTGGTTTCATATGAATTGAGGTAGAATAACCATTACTATACACTCTCTGGGAGGAAAAGATGGAGGAGAACACTAGAACTAGCTTTGGCACATATATGATAGGAAAGACTGTCACATGCTTGTAGCTTAATATGAGTCAGTTATATAGAATTGGGGTGAAGAATACATGTGGCAGACTGTAAATACTGAGATGTGATTATTATAAATGGTCATTTACCATGCACCGCTGTATTAGAATCAGGCATAACCCTCTCAGCGAAAACCTCAaatttcttctcttctctttgtcCACCAGTATCAGCAAGGTCCTGAACCTGCATTTGCACATTAATGCAGAAATCCAACTTAAAAAGATTTATCAATTGAATTCAATTCTGGTATAACGAGAAGTGTGATCAAGTTGTTCTGTTGTCCTTTCAAAAAGTTCACATCAAAAGTCTTTTTAGCTGTTAATTATCAGTTATCGCATACCAACTGAGTGATTCTCTTTGTGATAAAGATGACAAAAATTTAGGAATTGTTGTTTTCTTTGAGAGCTTATCAAGCTATCAGACATTACATCAACTCAAAGTGGAATTGAGATAGTTAAGTTTAATGGTTACCAGTTCATCTTCATTCAAAGAAATGGAATCACATCATATATACAGTAGCtaagaaatttaacaaaagACCTACCCTGAATCAAGTCTGTCAATGGATTTATTCAATTTAAGACGGAGTGGGCATCATAAACTCAAAACCAGCTAGGGAGAAATTATAgtctcattttgtttttttacctCTGCTGTTGTGTTCGCTCGATGTccattcttaaataaatttttacaaGCTCCATCTGGATTCCTGTTCAACATAGTTAAGCAATCATCAAAATCAAAGGCAGGTAAATACAACAAGATTATAGACTATAGAGTAATCTCTTACCTCTTTTTTATGCTTGAAGCTCCTTGATTACTGATAGATTTTTGCTTGCAAGAACTCCCAAACAGACCTAGCTTTCTGGTAGAGCATATGGAATTTGGAGTTTTGCTGGTTAATGGGGAATCAAATGCCCCAATTCTCTGAGTACTTTTTGTCTTGCCTTTAGATTCTAGCCATGATCGGAGCTTTGCCTCCATGTCGATTTTGACCTTTGGAGTATCTCCTTTTTGTGCTGAGGCAACAAAATTGGATATATGTCTTGACCTGGCTGCTAAACTAACTgtatgaagagattcttggtACTCCCCAGGGTTCTATGAACAAATGAAACAGTTGACATTTGACAATGTTAAGAACACTGTTGCATTCATGGAACTCAAAGGCAAGAGATGATATATACAATATCCTACCAAGCAAGCAACCATCAAAGCACGGCTTGTTCCTCCAAGAGAATCTTGCAATACCCTTGTCAATTTGCTTTCTCTATAGGGAATTCGTGGTTGATTGTTGTTCAATGCATAAATCACATTTGATAGTGCAAATAATGACTGGTTGATCTTAGCACTCTCTTGTAGACGAATCCCAGTGTTGCAAGTTCTTCTATTGTCTTCGTTACCTAATTCAGTGACATTTGAGTTACAATATGAGAGTAACTTTTCAGttcaatatattcttaaaacaaTTCAtggttaaatttaataaatttttaagacCTGCCAAGTCAATAAGGTTCAACTTCCCAGTAATGATATTTCCAGTATCATCACAACTTGGAGTAGAAACATAAACCGTGAGCACAGCATGGCTCCTGCTAGAGACATCATTAACGCCCGTATGTGCAACTTTTCTCCTCTGAACCGCACAAGAAAATGCTTCTAGAAACTCTGACGTTGAACTGACAGCAACTTGTGCAAGTCCTTTGAGATGAATCTGCCCATCTTTGTCGTCCAATATGAAAATTTCTTTCTCCTTAAGTTCAAGTAGATCATAGCACCTATCCATGTAAATTTCATAGTATGATATTGCTACGGTACTTTTCCCCTGACTCTTCGAGAGAATAGAGGACATTGCAAGTGGCATTAAACCAGGGAGGTTTTCAGTTCCCTGCATCAGCAACAAAGTTTTTCAAAACAATTCACAGGTACATCCAAGAATTAGGATTTAGGAAGGCCTGAAGGGAACTATAGTAGAGGTCAAATGGAGAAGTTCTAGATTAGGACCAACGGCTGCATATATGGGATAAGCATATGCATGGTTTCAATCTGAAAAGTCTGATATGTCTTTTGTTCAATCATGGATCTATGTTATAGAAGTTATAGAGCAGCAAAAGACTTGAAAAGAAACATTGAGTAGGTCTGTTATAACTTATAACTCAATATATATCTCCTACTCCACCAGTATATTTTAGCATCTAGTCCACTTGCCCGAATGATGGAGCAAGCTGTGTTATGTAGACAAATGAAACATACCTGCATGGTGTATGTTTTGCCACTCCCTGTAGCGCCATAAGCAAATATCGTTACATTGTAACCTTCTAATATCCTGGGGATCAAAGGACTGACTTCTTTGCCA
Coding sequences within it:
- the LEMT1 gene encoding metallothionein-like protein type 2 B; protein product: MSCCGGNCGCGSSCKCGNGCGGCKMYPDMSYTESSTTTETLVLGVGPEKTSFGAMEMGESPVAENGCKCGSDCKCNPCTCSK
- the LOC101255427 gene encoding kinesin-like protein KIN-10B, giving the protein MQMNGLKGCQTENLPTPGRVQQLESSVVTKVRVIVRVRPFLSREINSIGGNPISCVSVLNSECERSDDVTVHLKDHETSRNECYKLDAFFGQEDNNISQIFGKEVSPLIPRILEGYNVTIFAYGATGSGKTYTMQGTENLPGLMPLAMSSILSKSQGKSTVAISYYEIYMDRCYDLLELKEKEIFILDDKDGQIHLKGLAQVAVSSTSEFLEAFSCAVQRRKVAHTGVNDVSSRSHAVLTVYVSTPSCDDTGNIITGKLNLIDLAGNEDNRRTCNTGIRLQESAKINQSLFALSNVIYALNNNQPRIPYRESKLTRVLQDSLGGTSRALMVACLNPGEYQESLHTVSLAARSRHISNFVASAQKGDTPKVKIDMEAKLRSWLESKGKTKSTQRIGAFDSPLTSKTPNSICSTRKLGLFGSSCKQKSISNQGASSIKKRNPDGACKNLFKNGHRANTTAEVQDLADTGGQREEKKFEVFAERVMPDSNTAVHDEEINGEEKVIMVDCLKSLKACEVTPRKVLSPINSNVNNENLSTKDQIHLICNQQTPMSTFALSSFDENIAALGTPLDKFGARSSNLKNSLVQEYIELLNTASKEELIAIKGIGQKMAEYIIDLRETSPVKSLDDLEKIGLTSKQVHNLFRWAARGVLE